A single window of Drosophila suzukii chromosome 3, CBGP_Dsuzu_IsoJpt1.0, whole genome shotgun sequence DNA harbors:
- the Irbp gene encoding ATP-dependent DNA helicase 2 subunit 1 isoform X2 — MSTWNPENDVDLLSGSEDEEEVAMKRDYHGREALLFVVDANLQTAGVDRLMDALNIIRTAFISGILVNDKDLIGLVFANTKHSPLPLEANALDNIVMPEDCAVFLPLRQLTKPIVEHYLEFMGGVETQFANVYGLVEPDGHGRFDLMIRLCIEMLEKCGKKLNNAKIVYLTDVSTPHPSSSNHFQAALQKASDLEGKEFEFHVIPMVDDFDYEPFYKEFITLSRAIEMDSFQVPDAQMLREILADPTRLSAQSTNPAQGQQLGKHQAGDHGAKKGRGVGGSPSRVPD; from the exons ATGAGCACCTGGAATCCCGAGAACGATGTGGACCTCTTGTCCGGTTCCGAGGATGAGGAGGAAGTGGCCATGAAGCGGGACTACCATGGTCGAGAGGCCCTTCTTTTCGTGGTGGACGCAAATCTGCAGACAGCCGGCGTGGATCGCCTGATGGATGCACTGAACATCATTCGCACAGCCTTTATATCTGGAATCCTGGTGAACGACAAGGACCTCATCGGACTAGTCTTTGCCAACACAAAGCACAGTCCGCTGCCGCTGGAGGCCAACGCCTTGGACAACATCGTGATGCCCGAGGATTGCGCTGTGTTCCTGCCTCTAAGACAGCTAACCAAACCCATTGTGGAGCACTATCTGGAGTTCATGGGCGGGGTGGAGACACAGTTCGCCAATGTGTACGGCCTAGTTGAGCCCGATGGCCACGGAAGGTTTGACCTTATGATCCGGCTTTGCATCGAAATGCTGGAGAAGTGCGGCAAGAAGCTGAACAATGCCAAGATCGTTTACTTGACCGATGTGAGCACGCCGCATCCGTCGTCCAGTAACCACTTCCAGGCAGCCCTGCAAAAGGCCAGCGATTTGGAGGGGAAGGAATTCGAGTTTCATGTTATTCCCATGGTAGATGACTTTGACTACGAGCCCTTCTACAAAGAGTTCATCACTCTCTCAAGGG CCATTGAAATGGACTCCTTCCAAGTACCGGATGCCCAAATGCTGCGAGAGATCCTGGCAGACC CGACGCGCCTATCCGCGCAAAGTACAAATCCTGCGCAGGGACAACAGCTTGGTAAGCACCAAGCGGGTGATCACGGTGCAAAAAAAGGACGAGGAGTCGGAGGAAGTCCTTCACGAGTACCAGATTAA
- the mgr gene encoding prefoldin subunit 3 — protein MTGIMDSVEMPKLPENQKTFAGIPEAVFLEEIDSFMAQPENENCEKVLQRLDEQHGKYRFMAYNLEARRRKLKSQIPDLERSLEMVNVLRKEDEERETQFLLSDQVFIKTLVPPTKTVYLWLGASVMLEYPLDEAEALLKQNFTSAVGNLKSVEHDQDFLRDQITTTEVNMARVYNWGVKKRQAAAKTNATTPS, from the exons ATGACTGGCATTATGGACTCGGTGGAAATGCCCAAATTACCGGAAAACCAGAAGACCTTCGCCGGCATCCCGGAGGCAGTGTTCCTG GAGGAGATTGACTCATTCATGGCGCAGCCGGAGAACGAGAACTGCGAGAAGGTGCTCCAGCGGCTGGACGAACAGCACGGCAAGTACCGATTCATGGCCTACAACCTGGAGGCGCGACGACGCAAGCTGAAGTCCCAAATCCCCGACCTGGAGCGCTCCCTGGAAATGGTGAATGTGCTGCGCAAGGAGGACGAGGAGCGCGAGACGCAGTTCCTGCTCAGCGACCAGGTGTTCATCAAAACCTTGGTGCCGCCCACGAAAACAGTTTACCTCTGGCTGGGGGCCAGTGTGATGCTGGAATACCCACTGGACGAGGCTGAGGCGCTGCTCAAGCAGAATTTCACATCGGCCGTGGGCAACCTGAAGTCCGTGGAGCACGACCAGGACTTTCTGAG GGATCAAATCACAACCACTGAGGTGAACATGGCGCGGGTATACAACTGGGGCGTGAAAAAGCGGCAGGCCGCTGCCAAGACCAACGCTACCACCCCCTCGTAA
- the Irbp gene encoding ATP-dependent DNA helicase 2 subunit 1 isoform X1, with protein sequence MSTWNPENDVDLLSGSEDEEEVAMKRDYHGREALLFVVDANLQTAGVDRLMDALNIIRTAFISGILVNDKDLIGLVFANTKHSPLPLEANALDNIVMPEDCAVFLPLRQLTKPIVEHYLEFMGGVETQFANVYGLVEPDGHGRFDLMIRLCIEMLEKCGKKLNNAKIVYLTDVSTPHPSSSNHFQAALQKASDLEGKEFEFHVIPMVDDFDYEPFYKEFITLSRAIEMDSFQVPDAQMLREILADRKLKQDFLRRCLGHFSFYLGPNLSMSVQYYNYFQRRAYPRKVQILRRDNSLVSTKRVITVQKKDEESEEVLHEYQIKSTGGWYSCNVGGKNLRISTEQINRVRNLHKPQMMLLGFKHRSSLPEVIYSKPSNFMYPDDQSIIGSKRLFRALWERCLAREKIAICLFMSRRKSIPRYVALVPVEAPDKADEKNYRSLLCGDGFKIVYLPEAKHIRNIDMYDWNDTGNSASDEGVEFFQKIIKKLRVDYQPNLINDPSLDALQANLLALSLDFTTDNSSFDNLLDTTQQDKRIEKIVPEYENIFDPEEEPAKKRAAKSTADGASAPKMPKVDEEQLKNLDFVRGLIKDKSLANCTAAQLQFILRFHFDASMPKSATKAKLVERIEASSESAA encoded by the exons ATGAGCACCTGGAATCCCGAGAACGATGTGGACCTCTTGTCCGGTTCCGAGGATGAGGAGGAAGTGGCCATGAAGCGGGACTACCATGGTCGAGAGGCCCTTCTTTTCGTGGTGGACGCAAATCTGCAGACAGCCGGCGTGGATCGCCTGATGGATGCACTGAACATCATTCGCACAGCCTTTATATCTGGAATCCTGGTGAACGACAAGGACCTCATCGGACTAGTCTTTGCCAACACAAAGCACAGTCCGCTGCCGCTGGAGGCCAACGCCTTGGACAACATCGTGATGCCCGAGGATTGCGCTGTGTTCCTGCCTCTAAGACAGCTAACCAAACCCATTGTGGAGCACTATCTGGAGTTCATGGGCGGGGTGGAGACACAGTTCGCCAATGTGTACGGCCTAGTTGAGCCCGATGGCCACGGAAGGTTTGACCTTATGATCCGGCTTTGCATCGAAATGCTGGAGAAGTGCGGCAAGAAGCTGAACAATGCCAAGATCGTTTACTTGACCGATGTGAGCACGCCGCATCCGTCGTCCAGTAACCACTTCCAGGCAGCCCTGCAAAAGGCCAGCGATTTGGAGGGGAAGGAATTCGAGTTTCATGTTATTCCCATGGTAGATGACTTTGACTACGAGCCCTTCTACAAAGAGTTCATCACTCTCTCAAGGG CCATTGAAATGGACTCCTTCCAAGTACCGGATGCCCAAATGCTGCGAGAGATCCTGGCAGACCGCAAACTCAAGCAGGACTTCCTGCGTCGCTGCCTGGGCCACTTCAGCTTCTACCTGGGACCCAACCTCTCCATGTCCGTACAGTACTATAACTACTTTCAGCGACGCGCCTATCCGCGCAAAGTACAAATCCTGCGCAGGGACAACAGCTTGGTAAGCACCAAGCGGGTGATCACGGTGCAAAAAAAGGACGAGGAGTCGGAGGAAGTCCTTCACGAGTACCAGATTAAGTCGACGGGCGGTTGGTACAGTTGCAACGTGGGCGGGAAGAACTTGCGCATTAGCACAGAGCAGATAAACCGGGTGCGCAACCTGCACAAGCCTCAAATGATGCTGCTGGGTTTCAAGCACCGCTCCTCTCTGCCGGAGGTGATTTACAGCAAGCCCTCAAATTTCATGTATCCCGACGATCAGAGTATCATCGGATCAAAGCGTCTGTTCCGGGCTCTGTGGGAGCGCTGCTTAGCGCGGGAAAAGATAGCCATCTGCCTGTTTATGAGCAGGCGCAAGTCCATCCCTCGCTATGTGGCACTGGTGCCAGTGGAGGCACCGGATAAAGCGGACGAGAAGAACTACCGCTCGCTGCTCTGCGGCGATGGATTTAAGATCGTTTACTTGCCGGAGGCCAAGCACATCCGAAACATAGATATGTATGATTGGAACGATACTGGGAATTCGGCTTCCGATGAGGGCgtcgagtttttccaaaagatCATCAAGAAGCTGCGTGTTGACTACCAGCCCAATCTGATCAACGACCCAAGTCTGGACGCCCTGCAGGCGAATCTTTTGGCGCTTTCCTTGGACTTTACGACGGACAACAGTAGCTTTGATAATCTGCTGGACACCACGCAACAAGACAAGCGCATCGAAAAGATCGTGCCCGAATACGAGAATATCTTCGATCCAGAGGAGGAGCCGGCCAAGAAACGAGCAGCTAAATCCACCGCAGACGGTGCAAGCGCCCCGAAAATGCCAAAGGTAGACGAAGAGCAGCTTAAGAACTTGGACTTTGTAAGGGGTCTAATCAAGGATAAGAGCCTGGCAAACTGCACAGCAGCCCAACTTCAGTTTATTTTGCGGTTCCATTTCGATGCTTCGATGCCCAAGTCGGCAACAAAGGCAAAATTGGTGGAGCGAATCGAAGCTTCAAGTGAGTCCGCCGCATAA
- the mRpL40 gene encoding large ribosomal subunit protein mL40 produces MSLLGAFARLGLQRSGGFTGVAVARCFQTTSVLCAEPLKKKKKLDPQIVKQREDRKKKKIEKQIRRLEKNARQLKPVEELEVPLELIDEKDKRQRKLTPLGSAELEERALLKKQWAHYKHEERVADFQIIDRLVQAQNKALAELRRESEELYQAAIEIDPQLLPVAVKGPVATPPIKNYVSPDGDYLHQSMKWEVK; encoded by the exons atgtCGCTGTTGGGCGCCTTTGCCAG ATTGGGCTTACAGAGGAGTGGAGGGTTTACCGGCGTCGCGGTTGCACGTTGCTTCCAAACGACTTCTGTTCTCTGCGCGGAGCCCCTCAAGAAAAAGAAGAAACTGGACCCCCAGATCGTCAAACAGCGCGAGGATcgcaagaagaagaagattgAGAAGCAGATCCGGCGGCTGGAGAAGAATGCGCGGCAGCTGAAACCCGTGGAGGAACTGGAGGTTCCCCTGGAGCTCATCGATGAAAAGGA CAAACGCCAAAGGAAGCTCACCCCACTGGGCAGCGCTGAGTTGGAGGAACGTGCTCTCCTTAAAAAACAGTGGGCGCACTATAAACACGAAGAGCGCGTAGCTGACTTCCAAATCATCGACCGACTGGTCCAGGCACAAAACAAGGCCCTGGCGGAGCTCCGCCGGGAATCCGAGGAGCTGTACCAGGCGGCCATCGAAATCGATCCCCAGTTGCTGCCCGTCGCTGTCAAAGGACCCGTGGCCACGCCCCCCATCAAGAACTATGTCAGTCCCGATGGAGATTACCTGCATCAGTCCATGAAGTGGGAGGTCAAGTGA